tattaataaaaacaaaaaaagtatatgcaaataaaaaataaaaaataagataaataagtatttaaatgtttaaattcaataattacattttcattatataatttatacatgttAAATAAGTATTATAtttcaattgaaaatatatttaaacgtTTTCTACAATAGCAATTTGAACATTTGAacatttgaattttgaatttttttcttaaaccaaGATTATTAAAAGGTGTTATAAAAGTATAGATAAAAAAACATGTGAATCATAAACAAGAAGttgaatataaaagaaatttaaagaaATCAAGTAAAATGTGAAAATTTCAATATTCAGTGTTATAAAAATTAGTATAATAATGACTTGGTTTAACTTACTTTAATACTTTATTTGTATAGGACTTTAGTATAAAAGGTTGTAATACTTtttattgagattttttttatcattaataaacaataaataaatgagaatcACTTTAAGGGTGgttcaactcttatacaaagTTTCACAATATCTCACAATAACCAACTTCTAACTAGAACCGCCTACCTAACCGACGAAAGCACTAATCAAACTAACACGTAAAAACTTCAAGGAACCATCCTCATGCACGCCGACggttccaaacaccaattaGAATACAAAAACGAAGCAGAACGAGATTTTGCagaaatccaagaccaaacctttactTGCACCATTGCAAACACTTTTAACACATCAGTCACACCCCTTTTGAAAATGATAAGGTTCATGTGATTCCAAAATTCACTCACCACCCCCACCCAAATTGTACTCCACACAATGTTAATCAATTCTGAAGACTGACTCATCCATAAATGAGCAAAGTTGGACTTAGGATCAATGTGAGACACAAGTGACACTCCAAGCCACTTATAACAAAGACACCAAACACGCCAAGCAAAACTGCAATCGAAAAACAAATGACGGTAAGACTCTTCCTCCTTCCCACACAAACAACACAAAGCATTTTCAACCATCACTCCTCGCCTTTTCAGATTGACCCTAGTAGCGATTTTATTCTCTAGAACCCTCCAAGCAATAAATAAAGTAGAAG
The sequence above is a segment of the Phaseolus vulgaris cultivar G19833 chromosome 2, P. vulgaris v2.0, whole genome shotgun sequence genome. Coding sequences within it:
- the LOC137809295 gene encoding uncharacterized protein, which gives rise to MGSTRNDISFWEENWLGCDALKRAFLRLFSLCFAKEAKVAELGSWSNGVWVWHLVWQRPFFEWEKPLVDQFWQVLQGIRLILGEADSWVWKVGGLQKFSVNSAYMHVKRDSEVEGSPVLSKLWRCKAIPSTLFIAWRVLENKIATRVNLKRRGVMVENALCCLCGKEEESYRHLFFDCSFAWRVWCLCYKWLGVSLVSHIDPKSNFAHLWMSQSSELINIVWSTIWVGVVSEFWNHMNLIIFKRGVTDVLKVFAMVQVKVWSWISAKSRSASFLYSNWCLEPSACMRMVP